In Desulfosporosinus sp. Sb-LF, one DNA window encodes the following:
- a CDS encoding adenylate/guanylate cyclase domain-containing protein, which yields MKRIYAVIVIILVIASMYYNEVLYNAERSMTDRVTNEPRVVDSRIKILAIDDESLAKIGKWPWPRNIVAELSDKLLANGALAVWPDIYYSDKSQNPAEDKALADVVAKYPNFYLPVYFDFQTRKVNDQAVIERMGKPVIPIDPKRIGHINVIPDDDRVVRKVMLGISDKENRVPAISVQLANLLLPENRKLVWTEDNRWLRGNTLLSTGSQNEVCFSYATKPLDKSIETISIEKVLNGEINPAHFTGSVVLIGPYALGLDDMYYTPASKVLKMYGVAIHANIIQSLLDGKFYQRASQPVGLLIILVLGLLAYLIMERVRAKWSILIMVAFLVIYTVAEAVVFKVSNSLLPYIYPVLTIIALYIFSVVSQYLKERKERGRVTGIFGRYVSKAVVQEILSSKEEIKVGGVRKDITLMFVDIRGFTPLSEKMEPEDIINILNEYLDLCSRAVFAYEGTIDKFIGDGVMSIFGAPIEQNDHPVRAVRAALQMQRESGKLVEDLLARYGRSVSFGIGLNSGPAVVGNIGSHERLDYTAIGDTVNLAARLESNAKPGQILISKETYERIKGSFKVTALDAIKVKGKEQLVEIYQVEGELEDT from the coding sequence TTGAAAAGGATTTATGCCGTGATCGTTATTATCCTGGTAATCGCTTCTATGTACTATAACGAAGTTCTCTATAATGCGGAACGAAGCATGACGGATCGTGTTACGAACGAACCCAGAGTGGTCGATTCAAGGATAAAGATCTTGGCGATTGATGATGAAAGCCTTGCTAAAATCGGCAAGTGGCCTTGGCCACGCAACATTGTCGCGGAATTATCGGACAAACTCTTGGCCAATGGGGCTCTAGCAGTTTGGCCTGATATCTATTACAGTGATAAGAGTCAGAATCCGGCCGAAGATAAGGCCTTGGCAGACGTGGTTGCCAAATATCCAAATTTTTACCTCCCAGTTTACTTTGATTTTCAGACGAGAAAAGTAAACGATCAAGCGGTTATCGAACGCATGGGAAAACCTGTGATTCCGATAGATCCTAAACGGATAGGGCATATCAACGTTATTCCAGATGACGATCGGGTTGTCCGTAAAGTCATGCTGGGGATTTCGGACAAAGAAAACCGAGTCCCAGCAATTAGTGTGCAATTGGCAAATTTACTATTGCCAGAGAATCGTAAGTTGGTTTGGACTGAAGATAACCGTTGGCTGAGGGGTAACACTCTCCTCTCAACTGGATCACAAAATGAGGTTTGCTTTTCCTATGCCACAAAACCATTGGATAAAAGTATTGAGACTATTTCGATTGAAAAAGTGCTTAATGGGGAAATAAACCCAGCACATTTCACCGGTTCTGTGGTACTGATTGGACCCTATGCCCTCGGATTAGACGATATGTACTATACACCTGCGAGTAAGGTGTTAAAAATGTATGGGGTCGCGATTCACGCTAATATTATCCAGAGTCTGCTCGATGGGAAGTTTTATCAAAGGGCTTCTCAACCTGTGGGCTTATTAATCATTCTTGTTCTTGGGTTATTAGCCTATCTCATCATGGAGCGCGTGCGTGCTAAATGGTCGATCTTGATTATGGTGGCTTTTCTGGTGATTTATACCGTGGCCGAAGCCGTCGTTTTTAAGGTGTCGAATAGTTTACTTCCTTACATATATCCTGTTCTCACTATTATTGCCTTATATATTTTTTCAGTCGTATCTCAATACCTTAAAGAACGAAAGGAACGTGGCCGAGTGACAGGGATCTTCGGTCGTTATGTATCTAAAGCCGTGGTTCAAGAAATCTTGTCCTCGAAGGAAGAAATTAAAGTGGGCGGTGTCCGTAAAGATATCACGCTGATGTTTGTCGATATCCGCGGGTTTACCCCCCTTTCGGAAAAGATGGAACCAGAGGATATTATTAATATTCTTAATGAATATTTGGACCTTTGCTCTCGTGCAGTGTTTGCCTATGAAGGAACGATCGACAAGTTTATTGGAGATGGAGTTATGTCCATTTTTGGTGCACCGATTGAGCAAAACGACCACCCTGTAAGAGCGGTTCGTGCCGCCTTACAAATGCAGAGGGAGTCTGGCAAACTGGTCGAGGATCTCCTGGCACGTTACGGTCGTTCGGTAAGTTTCGGTATTGGTCTCAATTCCGGACCAGCAGTCGTGGGAAATATCGGTTCCCATGAACGCTTGGATTATACTGCCATTGGGGATACCGTGAATCTAGCCGCTAGGTTGGAATCTAATGCTAAGCCAGGGCAGATTTTAATCAGTAAAGAAACGTATGAGCGAATAAAAGGATCTTTCAAGGTAACTGCGCTAGACGCCATTAAAGTTAAGGGAAAAGAACAATTGGTTGAAATTTACCAAGTAGAGGGTGAGCTTGAAGACACTTAA
- a CDS encoding cell wall-binding repeat-containing protein: protein MKRRSYIKALSLLVSIFVSWGVQPSLVTASQPSDHIERLSGNSRFQTMVQIASKFPGMVDNVVLTTGNNFPDALAGVPLAHQKKGPLLLLDSTPELSLEALTYINEHLNKKGNIYILGGSVAVPDSFVTALANLGFNTENIHRIAGNDRYETALAIAKELKHSGSEFYLVQGDNFPDALSASVLAATTGYISVEKSNYLKTNGQTIPATIGGIPLILLPSKGPIPDSIINYFNSIPDNTDALKQSFHVIGGTAVISEESLNQLQSQVKRIALDGVNRTSGDNRYGTMEKINDLETNFDSSWQNDGRGLPISHIYLASGENFPDALTGAVLAAQEQAPLVLVNDSMPQETIDLLMRYWNRNQKGIDNGTTVTALGGSSVISDKTITSVSYILNYGQSIANKPLVQTFAGSGNLGYIDGQNQVAEFAMPSGIARGNDGTVYVSDTQNHRIRAISGGSVLTVAGVATGKDDYGMPVGGFLDGPASQAMFNQPKGLVVDQDGTIFVADSANGAIRMIDKSGLVKTLVKGLNSPSDLVVGNEGEIYVTETLNHRILRVDKNGTWSVLAGGGYVTRQNWLFGGYADGLGEKAQFNEPSGLALGPNGYLYVADTGNQRIRMVSSQGEVTTLAGSGTTPIVDTTYFKGGFQDGPGVTAKFNFPSGIAVSSDGTVYVADTYNHRLRQISKAGEVKTLAGNGVHGKQNGFPEQVQFDDPFAVKLNKEGNLLIVDQLNNSIRLLEWQP, encoded by the coding sequence GTGAAGAGGCGCTCTTATATTAAGGCTTTGAGTCTGTTGGTCAGTATCTTTGTTTCTTGGGGCGTACAACCCAGTCTAGTCACAGCGAGCCAACCATCTGATCATATCGAACGGTTATCCGGCAACAGCCGCTTTCAAACTATGGTGCAAATCGCTTCAAAGTTCCCTGGAATGGTTGACAATGTTGTTCTCACCACCGGCAATAATTTTCCAGATGCTTTAGCTGGTGTACCTTTAGCTCATCAAAAAAAAGGTCCTCTTCTCTTATTAGATAGTACGCCAGAATTAAGCCTGGAAGCTTTAACATACATAAACGAGCATCTCAATAAAAAAGGCAATATTTACATTCTAGGGGGTTCGGTCGCTGTTCCCGATAGTTTTGTCACCGCTTTGGCAAACTTAGGCTTTAATACAGAAAACATCCATAGAATCGCCGGGAATGATCGCTATGAGACAGCTTTGGCTATTGCCAAGGAACTTAAGCATAGCGGGTCTGAATTTTATCTTGTTCAGGGCGACAATTTCCCGGATGCCTTATCAGCTTCAGTGCTCGCAGCGACAACAGGGTACATCAGCGTCGAAAAGTCCAATTATCTTAAGACGAACGGTCAGACTATTCCGGCGACTATTGGCGGAATACCTTTGATTTTATTGCCTTCCAAGGGCCCTATACCGGATTCTATCATTAACTATTTCAATTCAATACCTGACAATACCGATGCTTTAAAGCAATCATTTCACGTGATTGGTGGAACGGCCGTTATATCGGAGGAGAGTCTGAACCAGCTTCAATCTCAAGTTAAACGGATTGCCCTGGACGGCGTAAACCGTACGAGTGGGGATAACCGCTATGGCACTATGGAGAAAATCAATGACCTTGAAACTAATTTTGACTCATCATGGCAAAACGATGGACGAGGGCTTCCTATTTCGCATATTTATTTAGCATCTGGAGAAAATTTCCCGGATGCACTTACAGGCGCGGTACTAGCTGCCCAAGAACAGGCTCCTCTTGTTTTGGTTAATGACTCCATGCCGCAGGAAACGATCGATCTGCTTATGAGATACTGGAATCGCAACCAAAAGGGAATTGATAATGGCACGACTGTTACAGCCCTAGGCGGGTCAAGTGTTATCTCAGATAAAACGATTACCTCCGTTAGCTACATTTTGAACTATGGACAATCTATCGCTAACAAGCCGCTGGTGCAGACCTTTGCTGGTTCGGGCAACCTCGGCTATATTGACGGTCAAAACCAGGTGGCTGAATTTGCGATGCCTTCAGGAATTGCGCGAGGAAACGATGGAACGGTGTATGTTTCTGATACCCAAAATCACAGAATTCGTGCTATATCAGGTGGGAGTGTCTTAACCGTAGCGGGTGTTGCCACTGGTAAAGATGATTATGGTATGCCTGTAGGAGGTTTTCTCGACGGCCCAGCATCGCAGGCGATGTTTAATCAACCAAAGGGTCTAGTCGTGGATCAGGACGGAACAATTTTTGTGGCCGATTCTGCTAATGGTGCAATTCGAATGATTGATAAGTCTGGTCTTGTTAAAACGTTGGTAAAGGGGTTAAATTCCCCATCCGATCTTGTCGTGGGGAACGAGGGAGAAATCTATGTCACGGAGACCCTGAATCATCGAATCTTGCGAGTTGATAAAAATGGAACTTGGAGTGTTTTAGCAGGCGGTGGATATGTAACAAGACAGAATTGGCTCTTTGGTGGGTATGCGGACGGACTTGGGGAAAAGGCACAATTTAACGAACCTTCTGGTCTCGCTTTAGGACCAAATGGCTACTTGTATGTGGCAGATACAGGGAACCAAAGGATTCGGATGGTTTCCTCGCAGGGTGAAGTAACGACCCTTGCCGGATCTGGGACAACTCCGATAGTAGACACTACTTATTTCAAAGGAGGTTTCCAGGATGGTCCTGGGGTGACCGCCAAATTTAACTTTCCGAGTGGTATCGCCGTTTCCTCTGATGGAACCGTGTATGTGGCTGATACTTACAACCATCGTCTAAGACAAATCAGCAAAGCAGGAGAGGTCAAGACGTTAGCGGGTAATGGTGTGCATGGCAAGCAAAACGGGTTCCCGGAACAAGTCCAGTTTGATGACCCTTTTGCTGTCAAGCTTAATAAGGAGGGCAACCTTTTAATAGTAGATCAGCTTAATAACTCCATTCGACTACTGGAATGGCAACCTTAG